From the Papaver somniferum cultivar HN1 chromosome 2, ASM357369v1, whole genome shotgun sequence genome, the window CAAGGACGATGTGTCAGCCGTGAAGAAGGTTGGATGTTGCTCTGCTTAATCTTCTTTAAGCTCTTGATCAATTCTTTCCACTTCATTCTGTTTAGCTAGTTCCTTGccgtttttccttttctttttgtcCACCTTCCTGTATTACTTAAATACTCAATGACCCACATGGTTCAGTTATATTATATTGCTTCCAAGGTAGAAATGTATTTAGACAATTCTTCTTCGTTGTTTGCCCTGTAAACACAATGACCTAGAATTTCAATGCAGCAACTCTTGTAATACTGTAGTTGAAAATTTTGCAAGAACTGTTTTGGCCTTTTTTGGTCTACATTTATCTGATACAGTATCATTCTCGTTTGTATTGGTATATTTACTGGTCTGTTCACGCAAAGGTTTCCTACTATTAGAGAAAAGATCTATTCATTTATCTTTTCATTGTGAGATACGAACTATACGTATCTTGCAGTTAATGTACTTGTTCTAGACATTTGGTTATCGATTATAGAAGCTTAAATTCGATCCAATGTTCTTTCATTATATTCATTGGATTACTCTGGTATGTTTTCTCACCATACTTGTCAAATTATAGACATACGACCTATTGAATATAGCTCAAGATCTTAGATGCATTCAGTCAGATGAGACCATATATAGGATGCACTTAATATAGGTAAACGTAAAACACAGTAACTGTGCGCATTAATGAGCCATGGCTTAAAGACAAACTCGTTCAGCTAACTTCATAATATTCCTCTTACATCTGGGATTAAGATGTGACTTTGCAGATAGAGGGATGGACACTAATCAATAATCCGGTTCCATTTTGCTCTATTCTGGGCAATAGTGTAATTATATGGTGTTCATCTCTACTGTCATTTTCTTTATAAATACCAGCTAATGATGCATGCGTACACATTGCATTTGTTGTAAGAAACAGAGGGAAAAAGAAAACTAGAGGGATAGAGAAACAGGGAGAGGATGGAAGGATCAAGAAACAAGGAGATATATGGAGAATGCCAAAAGAATCACTCAGCTAAGCTAGGGACGGACACAAGAGACGGTTGTGGAGAATACATGGCAGATGATACTACTCCCCGTGGGCTGTATTGTGACGCTTGTGGATGCCACCGAAATTTCCACAAGAAGATACTGGCGCTGGTGGGTAACGAGGACGGTGATGAACTGCTTGAATATGAAGCAACTGCATCTGTTGGAGGAGTAGCATACGAGTCTCACCATCAGAAGCAACAGgagcaggagcagcagcaacatGCAGCGACATTAGGGGGGAGTACACGGAAAGATGAGCAGCGTCATAGTGAACATCAGGAGACCCTTGCAACTACTAATGCTAATAATAATACAGGTACTAGGAACAAGCAAGGTAGGGGTGCTGCAAGTAGTGGTTGCAGAAGGTCTCGATTTTCTCAGACCCAGAAAGAAAAATTGATCAGACTTGGGTTTTCTATAGGATGGCGTATGCCAACGAAATCATCACCTGTAGAACATGAAGAAGAGATAAGAAAGCTGTGTGATGAATTTGGAATCACCAGGTTTGTGTTCAAAACTTGGATGAATAACCAGAAAAAATACCATGTTCAGTCCAGCGCTACTTCAACTCCTGTCACTGATCCTTCACTTCCTCCTCCTGGCTTCTCCTAATCTTTCTACAGTAGATGATTTGCAGACAGCAAGTTAGAAAGAGTGGTTTCTCAGCCcttcttgttgttttctttcATGAATAATATTTGTAGTTTATCCAACTGCGAACTTGTGTTTGTATTTGATTCATTTCAAGCttacctttgttttttttttgagcgATTCTGTTACATGCATTTTCATCTTGAATTCTTTCAAATCAATTTGAACCTCGTTATAACAAACAAGATAAATATAAAGTCTGGTTCTCATATTTGCATTACACTGACAATTTGCATAAGAACTCTGAAATTCAGTTGACCAAAACCCATGCAACATCAGCCCAGGCGACGTGCAAAAAAAATCCTTAAACTGTAGAGCAAGGTGACAAATCAATCCTGCACCACTGAACTGACGAGAGAAAATGAAAGAGCGACACTTTTCTTAGCcaactcacaagataaattttaAAAGTAATATAAGAACTATTCTTAAGACGAGCAAGCAATAACATGAATAGGCTTGTGAATTCAAAATTTCCATTTTGTGGAGGTGGGAACTGGAAGACAGATGCAGTCATGCACTAACACCATTACATTTCATGATACTACAG encodes:
- the LOC113351749 gene encoding zinc-finger homeodomain protein 10-like, coding for MEGSRNKEIYGECQKNHSAKLGTDTRDGCGEYMADDTTPRGLYCDACGCHRNFHKKILALVGNEDGDELLEYEATASVGGVAYESHHQKQQEQEQQQHAATLGGSTRKDEQRHSEHQETLATTNANNNTGTRNKQGRGAASSGCRRSRFSQTQKEKLIRLGFSIGWRMPTKSSPVEHEEEIRKLCDEFGITRFVFKTWMNNQKKYHVQSSATSTPVTDPSLPPPGFS